In Neofelis nebulosa isolate mNeoNeb1 chromosome 7, mNeoNeb1.pri, whole genome shotgun sequence, the following proteins share a genomic window:
- the SERINC4 gene encoding serine incorporator 4 isoform X2 — protein sequence MSISSQPGITLASVEASHSSCCSWCLSQPLPIPGTKTEQPRSGLLQASIISCYIMYLTFSALSSRPPESVIFEGQNHTLCLPGLSKMESQTPYTSLAVLSAGIMYTCVLFACNEASYLAEVFGPLWIIKVYSYEFQKPSLCFCCPETVKPEEGQRGGATRPTDQETSPAPPVQAQHFSYSYSAFHFVFFLASLYVMVTLTNWFSYEGAELEKTFTKGSWATFWVKVASCWACVLLYLGLLLAPLCWSPTQDLQSPTFRRQCHRISTAR from the exons ATGAGCATCTCTTCCCAG CCTGGCATTACATTGGCATCTGTGGAGGCTTCACATTCATCCTGCTGCAGTTGGTGCTTATCACAGCCTTTGCCCATTCCTGGAACAAAAACTG AGCAACCCCGTTCTGGCCTTCTACAGGCCTCTATCATCAGCTGCTATATCATGTACCTTACCTTCTCTGCACTGTCCAGCCGTCCTCCAGAGAGTG TTATCTTTGAAGGACAGAACCACACTCTGTGCCTGCCTGGCCTGAGTAAAATGGAATCGCAAACACCATATACATCGCTGGCAGTGCTGAGTGCTGGCATCATGTATACTTGTGTGCTTTTCGCTTG cAATGAGGCTTCCTACCTGGCTGAGGTATTTGGGCCCTTGTGGATCATCAAGGTTTACAGCTATGAGTTCCAG AAGCCCTCACTCTGTTTCTGCTGCCCTGAAACAGTGAAACCAGAGGAAG ggCAAAGGGGTGGGGCTACCAGGCCAACTGACCAAGAGACCTCTCCAGCTCCTCCAGTGCAAGCCCAGCATTTCTCCTACAGCTATTCTGCCTTccattttgtcttcttccttgcATCACTCTATGTCATGGTTACCCTTACCAACTGGTTCAG CTATGAGGGAGCAGAACTGGAAAAGACCTTCACCAAAGGTAGCTGGGCTACCTTCTGGGTCAAGGTTGCCTCATGCTGGGCCTGTGTACTCCTCTATCTTGGGCTGCTCCTGGCACCACTCTGTTGGTCCCCCACCCAGGACCTCCAGTCACCTACTTTCAGGCGACAATGCCATCGCATCAGTACTGCAAGATAA
- the SERINC4 gene encoding serine incorporator 4 isoform X1: MPGTTMVGAKAVTGPNTSLLRTQRTGVSSVMVNPPFYQVSCCWPAPCTCCCHSRWPLVTESTCSRLIYILLHVGASAVCCLLLSRTVVERVWGKAHGIQMPSGLCVHLFGHSHCPVLSGSGAVYRVCAGTATFHLLQAVLLVQLHSPTSLRAQLHNSFWFLKLLFLLGLCAIAFCIPDEHLFPAWHYIGICGGFTFILLQLVLITAFAHSWNKNWQTGAAQDCRWFLAVLLATLGFYSMAGVATVLLFHHYTHPAGCLLNKMLLSLHLCFCGLLSFLSIAPCIRLKQPRSGLLQASIISCYIMYLTFSALSSRPPESVIFEGQNHTLCLPGLSKMESQTPYTSLAVLSAGIMYTCVLFACNEASYLAEVFGPLWIIKVYSYEFQKPSLCFCCPETVKPEEGQRGGATRPTDQETSPAPPVQAQHFSYSYSAFHFVFFLASLYVMVTLTNWFSYEGAELEKTFTKGSWATFWVKVASCWACVLLYLGLLLAPLCWSPTQDLQSPTFRRQCHRISTAR, translated from the exons ATGCCTGGGACCACGATGGTGGGTGCAAAGGCGGTCACAGGCCCTAACACCTCCCTTCTCCGGACACAACGCACTGGAGTCAGCAGTGTCATGGTGAATCCTCCCTTCTATCAG GTGTCTTGCTGTTGGCCTGCTCCCTGTACCTGCTGCTGCCATTCTAGATGGCCCCTTGTCACAGAGTCTACTTGTAGCCGCCTGATCTACATCCTCCTTCATGTGGGGGCCTCAGCAGTCTGCTGCCTTCTGCTGTCAAGGACAGTAGTGGAAAGGGTCTGGGGGAAGGCACATGGG ATCCAGATGCCCTCAGGGTTGTGTGTCCATCTGTTTGGCCACTCTCACTGCCCAGTGCTCAGTGGTTCTGGGGCTGTGTACCGAGTATGTGCGGGAACTGCCACCTTCCACCTGCTGCAGGCTGTGCTGCTAGTCCAGCTCCACTCCCCTACTAGCCTGCGGGCACAACTACACAATAG CTTCTGGTTCCTCAAACTGCTGTTCCTGCTAGGTCTCTGTGCTATTGCCTTCTGCATCCCTGATGAGCATCTCTTCCCAG CCTGGCATTACATTGGCATCTGTGGAGGCTTCACATTCATCCTGCTGCAGTTGGTGCTTATCACAGCCTTTGCCCATTCCTGGAACAAAAACTG GCAGACAGGTGCAGCCCAAGACTGCCGCTGGTTCCTAGCTGTACTGCTGGCCACCCTGGGATTCTACAGCATGGCAGGTGTGGCAACTGTGCTCCTGTTCCACCACTACACACATCCAGCTGGCTGCCTGCTCAACAAGATGCTGCTTAGTCTACACCTTTGTTTCTGtggcctcctctcctttctctccatcGCTCCCTGCATCCGCCTCA AGCAACCCCGTTCTGGCCTTCTACAGGCCTCTATCATCAGCTGCTATATCATGTACCTTACCTTCTCTGCACTGTCCAGCCGTCCTCCAGAGAGTG TTATCTTTGAAGGACAGAACCACACTCTGTGCCTGCCTGGCCTGAGTAAAATGGAATCGCAAACACCATATACATCGCTGGCAGTGCTGAGTGCTGGCATCATGTATACTTGTGTGCTTTTCGCTTG cAATGAGGCTTCCTACCTGGCTGAGGTATTTGGGCCCTTGTGGATCATCAAGGTTTACAGCTATGAGTTCCAG AAGCCCTCACTCTGTTTCTGCTGCCCTGAAACAGTGAAACCAGAGGAAG ggCAAAGGGGTGGGGCTACCAGGCCAACTGACCAAGAGACCTCTCCAGCTCCTCCAGTGCAAGCCCAGCATTTCTCCTACAGCTATTCTGCCTTccattttgtcttcttccttgcATCACTCTATGTCATGGTTACCCTTACCAACTGGTTCAG CTATGAGGGAGCAGAACTGGAAAAGACCTTCACCAAAGGTAGCTGGGCTACCTTCTGGGTCAAGGTTGCCTCATGCTGGGCCTGTGTACTCCTCTATCTTGGGCTGCTCCTGGCACCACTCTGTTGGTCCCCCACCCAGGACCTCCAGTCACCTACTTTCAGGCGACAATGCCATCGCATCAGTACTGCAAGATAA